A region from the Cryptosporangium arvum DSM 44712 genome encodes:
- a CDS encoding F0F1 ATP synthase subunit B: MSATTEIVTTLLASEDGEVNPLLPHTSELIVGLVAFALLFWFLAKKVYPLFEKTYEERSEAIEGGIKRAEEAQAEAKAALEQYRAQLADARGEAGRIREEARAEGARIIDEMRAEAQEQAARIVERGEEQLAAERQRLVTEIRADIGRIAVDLAGRIVGESLADEARRTGTVERFLDDLDTTTGGRR; encoded by the coding sequence ATGTCTGCGACGACGGAGATCGTGACGACTCTCCTCGCGTCCGAGGACGGCGAGGTAAATCCGCTCCTCCCGCACACGTCCGAACTCATCGTCGGACTCGTCGCTTTCGCACTGCTTTTCTGGTTCCTCGCGAAGAAGGTCTACCCCCTCTTCGAGAAGACCTACGAGGAGCGATCGGAAGCGATCGAAGGCGGGATCAAGCGGGCCGAAGAAGCCCAGGCCGAGGCCAAGGCCGCGCTCGAGCAGTACCGGGCGCAGCTGGCCGACGCACGGGGCGAAGCCGGCCGCATCCGCGAGGAGGCGCGCGCCGAGGGCGCGCGCATCATCGACGAGATGCGAGCCGAGGCCCAGGAGCAGGCCGCTCGGATCGTCGAGCGGGGCGAAGAGCAGTTGGCTGCCGAGCGGCAGCGTCTGGTGACCGAGATCCGCGCCGACATCGGCCGTATCGCGGTCGACCTGGCCGGCCGCATCGTCGGTGAGTCGCTGGCCGACGAGGCCCGGCGCACCGGCACGGTCGAGCGGTTCCTGGACGACCTGGACACCACCACGGGAGGGCGGCGCTGA
- a CDS encoding F0F1 ATP synthase subunit delta: protein MQGASRDSLAGIRSQLAEITRGGAAPAAETAPGGVSPAGSRPVSAAGATAPAGVDRVALAADLRAVAVLLGREPGLRRALADSTKSEEARTGLLDALVGQRVGADAATILRAAVAARWSRAHDLVDAVELLAVDAELDEADATGSLADVEDQLFRFARIVDGTPRLGQLLADATAPVEQRTELATGLLQNRTDPVTVRLVSSAVHGLGGRGFDASLQRLVELTAARRDREIAYVTAAAPLTPAQEERLVARLAAIYGRSVSLKVEVDPSLLGGVTVRVGDDLYDGSVARRLEQARGALAN, encoded by the coding sequence ATGCAGGGCGCTAGCCGGGACTCCCTGGCCGGGATCCGGTCGCAGCTGGCCGAGATCACCCGGGGCGGAGCCGCTCCGGCTGCCGAGACGGCGCCGGGCGGTGTCTCTCCGGCGGGTTCCCGTCCGGTGAGCGCCGCCGGTGCCACGGCACCGGCCGGCGTCGACCGGGTGGCGCTCGCCGCCGACCTGCGTGCGGTCGCCGTGCTGCTCGGGCGCGAGCCCGGGCTGCGGCGCGCGCTGGCCGACTCCACGAAGTCGGAGGAGGCCCGCACGGGTCTGCTCGACGCGCTCGTGGGTCAGCGGGTCGGCGCGGATGCGGCGACGATTCTGCGGGCCGCGGTCGCGGCCCGCTGGTCGAGGGCCCACGACCTGGTGGACGCCGTCGAGCTGCTGGCGGTCGACGCCGAGCTGGACGAGGCGGACGCCACCGGTTCGCTGGCCGACGTCGAGGACCAGCTGTTCCGGTTCGCGCGCATCGTCGACGGCACCCCGCGGCTCGGGCAGTTGCTCGCCGACGCCACGGCGCCGGTCGAGCAGCGCACGGAGCTGGCGACGGGGCTGCTGCAGAACCGCACCGACCCGGTCACCGTGCGGCTGGTCTCGAGCGCCGTCCACGGCCTCGGCGGCCGCGGGTTCGACGCATCGCTGCAGCGTCTCGTCGAGCTGACGGCCGCGCGGCGCGACCGCGAGATAGCGTATGTGACAGCAGCCGCGCCGTTGACTCCCGCACAGGAGGAGCGGTTGGTTGCGCGTCTGGCCGCGATCTACGGGCGATCGGTGTCTTTGAAGGTCGAGGTCGACCCCTCGCTACTCGGTGGGGTGACGGTGCGGGTCGGTGACGACCTGTACGACGGGAGCGTTGCCCGACGCCTCGAGCAGGCGCGCGGCGCGCTGGCCAACTGA
- the atpA gene encoding F0F1 ATP synthase subunit alpha: protein MAELTISSEEIRGAIERYVSSYSPEVSREEVGVVADTGDGIAHVEGLPSTMTNELLQFEDGTLGMALNLEPRELGVIILGDFAGIEEGQTVRRTGQILSAPVGDGFLGRVVDPLGNPIDGKGEIQAEGRRILELQAPTVVQRQPVKEPLQTGIKAIDAMTAIGRGQRQLIIGDRQTGKTAVAIDTIINQKANWESGDPKKQVKCIYVAVGQKGSTIASVRGALEEAGAMEYTTIVAAPASDPAGFKYIAPYTGSAIGQHWMYQGQHVLIIFDDLTKQAEAYRAVSLLLRRPPGREAYPGDVFYLHSRLLERCAKLSDELGGGSMTGLPIIETKANDISAFIPTNVISITDGQVFLETDLFNAGVRPAINVGTSVSRVGGSAQVRAMRSVAGRLRLDLAQYRELEAFSAFGSDLDRASRNQLERGSRLVELLKQPQYSPFSVPEQVVSVWAGTTGQLDDIPVADIRRFESEFLDFIRRNKSDIFSTIESTGKLEDDTAQSLTDAITEFKQQFEVGASSDQVIEAKDEDSAESVTRHTDQEG from the coding sequence ATGGCCGAGCTGACCATCTCCTCCGAGGAGATCCGCGGCGCGATCGAGCGTTACGTCTCTTCCTATTCACCCGAGGTCTCCCGCGAGGAGGTCGGTGTGGTCGCCGATACCGGCGACGGCATCGCCCACGTCGAGGGCCTCCCCTCGACGATGACCAACGAACTGCTGCAGTTCGAGGACGGCACCCTCGGGATGGCGCTCAACCTCGAGCCCCGCGAGCTCGGTGTCATCATCCTCGGCGACTTCGCGGGTATCGAGGAGGGCCAGACGGTCCGTCGCACCGGGCAGATCCTGTCCGCGCCGGTCGGTGACGGCTTCCTCGGCCGGGTCGTCGACCCGCTGGGCAACCCGATCGACGGCAAGGGCGAGATCCAGGCCGAAGGCCGCCGGATCCTGGAGCTGCAGGCCCCCACGGTGGTCCAGCGCCAGCCCGTGAAGGAGCCGCTGCAGACCGGCATCAAGGCCATCGACGCGATGACCGCGATCGGCCGGGGCCAGCGGCAGCTGATCATCGGTGACCGCCAGACCGGCAAGACCGCGGTGGCCATCGACACGATCATCAACCAGAAGGCCAACTGGGAGAGCGGCGACCCGAAGAAGCAGGTCAAGTGCATCTACGTCGCGGTCGGCCAGAAGGGCTCGACGATCGCTTCGGTGCGCGGCGCGCTCGAAGAGGCCGGCGCGATGGAGTACACGACGATCGTCGCGGCTCCGGCGTCCGACCCGGCCGGCTTCAAGTACATCGCCCCCTACACCGGTTCGGCCATCGGCCAGCACTGGATGTACCAGGGCCAGCACGTCCTGATCATCTTCGACGACCTGACCAAGCAGGCCGAGGCCTACCGCGCCGTGTCGCTGCTGCTGCGCCGCCCGCCGGGCCGTGAGGCCTACCCGGGCGACGTCTTCTACCTGCACTCGCGGCTGCTCGAGCGTTGCGCGAAGCTCTCCGACGAGCTGGGTGGCGGATCGATGACCGGTCTGCCGATCATCGAGACGAAGGCCAACGACATCTCGGCCTTCATCCCGACCAACGTCATCTCGATCACCGACGGCCAGGTCTTCCTCGAGACCGACCTGTTCAACGCCGGTGTCCGCCCCGCCATCAACGTCGGTACCTCGGTGTCGCGGGTCGGTGGTTCGGCGCAGGTCCGCGCGATGCGTTCGGTCGCCGGTCGTCTGCGTCTGGACCTGGCCCAGTACCGCGAGCTGGAGGCCTTCTCGGCCTTCGGTTCCGACCTGGACCGGGCGTCGCGCAACCAGCTGGAGCGCGGTTCGCGTCTGGTCGAGCTGCTCAAGCAGCCCCAGTACTCGCCGTTCTCGGTCCCGGAGCAGGTCGTCTCGGTGTGGGCCGGCACCACCGGTCAGCTCGACGACATCCCGGTCGCCGACATCCGCCGGTTCGAGTCGGAGTTCCTCGACTTCATCCGGCGCAACAAGTCCGACATCTTCTCCACGATCGAGTCCACGGGCAAGCTCGAGGACGACACCGCGCAGTCGCTGACCGACGCGATCACCGAGTTCAAGCAGCAGTTCGAGGTCGG